CATGGTCCCGACCGGGTTCCACGGCGTTGAACTGGCCGACGTGCAGTTCGGCGACGTCGTCCTGGTCATCGGCATCGGCCCGGTCGGCCTGATGGCCGTAGCCGGCACCAACATGCGCGGCGCTTCGCGGATCATCGCCGTCGGCACGCGCCCGGTCTGCGTCGAAGCCGCCAAGAAGTACGGCGCCACCGATTTCATCAGCTACAAGAAAGGCCCGATCGAGGAGCAGGTCTTGGAGCTCACCGGCGGCAAGGGCGTCGACCGCGTCGTCATCGCCGGCGGCACCGTGGCATCCTTCGAGCCGGCCGTCAAATCCCTCAAGCCCGGCGGCAAGATCGGCAACGTCAACTACCTGGGCAGCGGCACCTACATCAACATTCCCCGCGCCGAGTGGGGCGTGGGCATGGGCCACAAGCAGATCAACGGCGGGCTGATGCCCGGCGGCCGTCTGCGCATGGAAAAGCTCGCCCGACTCATCACCTCCGGCAAGCTGGACGTCGCGCCGCTGTCGACTCACGTCTTCGAAGGCTGGGAACATCTGCCCGAAGCGCTGCAGCTCATGAAGGACAAGCCCGCGGAGCTGATCAAGCCGGTCGTCAAGATCTCCGGCTGACGGAACATCGTAAAAAAACAGGCCTGAGCTCGAAATTCAGGCCTGTTTTTTGTCGTGCGGAGGTGGAAACGTGAAAATACTGGTCATCTCCGGCTTTCTGGGAGCCGGAAAAACGACCTTCATCAAGGAGCTGATCCGGCGCACGGGCAAGAACGTCGTCGTCATGGAGAACGAATACGGCGAGGTGAACCTGGACAGCCAGGAGATCTCGCAGACGTCCGACGTCGACATCCTCGAATTTGCCGAAGGCTGCATCTGCTGTTCCATGAAGGACAGCTTCGCCTCGTCGCTGCTGACGATCTCGTCCTCGCTGGATCCCGAGTACCTTGTCGTCGAGCCGACGGGGATCGGCAAGCTGAGCAGCATCCTGGCGACGGCCCAAAAATATGAGTACGAGCGGATCAGCCTGCTCCGCCCGGTGACGATCGTGACGCCGCAGAGTTTTTACCGGTATCGGCGCGAGCATCCCGACATCTATCTCGATCAGATCGAAAATTCTTCGCGGATCGTCTTCTC
This sequence is a window from Pyramidobacter sp. YE332. Protein-coding genes within it:
- a CDS encoding NAD(P)-dependent alcohol dehydrogenase translates to MRGYAMLKIGEVGWIEKDRPACGPMDAICKPLALAICTSDVHTVWEGAIGERHNMILGHEGCAEVVEVGSMVKDFKPGDRVLVPAITPDWNSLEAQGGYSMHSGGMLAGWKFSNFKDGVFAEYFHVNDADGNLALIPEGMNTVDACMLSDMVPTGFHGVELADVQFGDVVLVIGIGPVGLMAVAGTNMRGASRIIAVGTRPVCVEAAKKYGATDFISYKKGPIEEQVLELTGGKGVDRVVIAGGTVASFEPAVKSLKPGGKIGNVNYLGSGTYINIPRAEWGVGMGHKQINGGLMPGGRLRMEKLARLITSGKLDVAPLSTHVFEGWEHLPEALQLMKDKPAELIKPVVKISG